The following DNA comes from Magnolia sinica isolate HGM2019 chromosome 18, MsV1, whole genome shotgun sequence.
gggccatatgacgGGAAACAATTAATCCTAACCCTCTTAACTATTTCCTTTCATGTTGCCTATATGAATTgaggatgggcttgattttttatCCCTAGGCTTACATTTTAACTTTGTATCTCAcagttggaatggatttcatataatcatcatgatggCCTTGCAAAAATTGAGGGTGTATGTCTCTAATAGCTTTTTTCTTGGTTTTACCTACTTGAATCACATACCAAATTAATTTTTGGGTTCTATGTTTAAATTAAGGGAAcacacttagggcccgtttggatagtaagttgcttaagataagttacttatggcacaagtaacttatcttaatttctacttattaagaagataagtatgtttggtaaatgaCCTACTTATCAACTTCTCATCTCTTTGGTCTCTCCTATGCCTCTCttaagcaacttatgaaaagaagaaaagcttaaaaaattaattgaagtgattaagtacacttttaagtaaaaaagttacttataattaatcataaaccaagGTAACTTgtttgaaataagttacttatctattaatgtaagtagaaaaaataatttatttggtGGTTTCCCAGTGATCGAggtggatttcatgtaaacaAGACAGTTGGAGCCCATTACTTCTTGAAGCAAGCATATTGTTAATTTTGGTGCTGCCATCATCCGTGATAAATGGTGGTAATGGGATTTGAAAACATACTTTTTGGCAAGAAATTCGAAATGGGTGAAATGGTGATAAAATGAATCCATTTAACACCATCATACCACTATCCAAACATGCTTACTTTATGCTTTTACGACCAATTCTCACCCTTTACCATTGTTTCtacggtgccaaatgacccccaaGTGAAATGCAAATCATAGACTTTTGATCTAATGGATATTGGGATGCCTTAAATTTTTGTAGAAAAGAGACTCCTAATTCATGCTTCAAGGGACATAATAGTAGGTATTTAAGTAACAACATATTCATTAAATGAAAATAACTGAAATGcaaatgttgagatggatggggAACTAGATGAGGAAAgacaaaattagaaatgaatgcatttcaaGAAATTAATAGTAAAGTAAGAAATAATAAGCCGAGGGAAGTAGACTTGAATAGTTTAGTCTTGTGCAATAGAGATCAGGAAGAAATAATAAGCCGAAGGAAGTAGACGAATAGTTTAGTCTCGTGCAATAGAGATTAGGAGCTATGCTGGTTATGAGTGAGTTGATGTAATTAAAGGCTTGGAATAATgtagatggaggtagtaagaaaagacttaaaTGATTTATGATCCAACTGAAGTTATGCCGTTCTTAGAATGTAATGGTAGAACATGATTAATTTATGTAGACAACATCATGGATGTGCTCTTATCTAATTCCTATTATCAACAAGTAATGATATAAGAACTAAATGCCTTAAGGATGCTTCAGTCAAAGATTTCTTTGCTCATTCGGCTTCTCAGAACCTGACAGAAATTCAGCCATATATTACCCCAGCAGCGATGTAGACAATATCAGCCCTCCCAATCGCAATAACAGAAAGGACGGATAAGCTCATTTGGGACCTAAATGCGGCAGGTAAGTTCTCAATCAAATCGGCTTGGAATGGCATCAGACAACACCTGCCTTCTCTCCCTTGGACCAAATGGATATGGAACAGAACCATCCCCTCGAAAATGAGTATCTTTGCCTGGAAAGTCATTCATGAAGCTGTCCCCGTGGATCAGGTCGTGCAGAATCGTGGAGTTACTTTAGCTTCCTGCTGTGAATGTTGTATGCAGATTCCAAATAGCCTCCAGATCCTGCCAGCTACGCTGACCCAACCTAACCACTCGATCTCTCAATCTTCTTCAAACCAACATCGAGCCCAACAGCCCACGAATCACCCTGAGGATGGGAATCATACCAACGGTTAACAACAAGTTTGCCATAGCCCGAATGACCGTCTCCATTCGCCAATCACAAACCCGTACAATAGTCATTTGCCTACAACCCTCTTTCTCAGTGCACCGAACAGGGGCCCATAGGATCTCTCTGGTTTTAGATCTGCTAGAGTGGAGACTCTGGACCACCTCTTTTGCTAGAGTGCAATTGCTACGTGTATTTGGAGCCATTTCAGTCGTCTTTTTGATGTTGCCATCTCCCCGAATCAGACTATTCTCCAGAGAATTCAGAGCTGGACTGCCAAAGCTAGTAAGAAATTCAGAATCTCTTCTCTCATTAGTCTGGCACCTAGCATCATCATATGGGAGATTTGGATTAACAGAAATCAGGCACGATTTGAGGGTTACCCTATGTCAGCAAATAAGATCATCTTCAAGGTTAACCGATGGTTCAATGAGCTAGGATCAAGCATTCAGGCCCCGGATAGGAACTCCATGATAGACACCATCACTCTCCAAGCCCTCAGGATCAATAAAGCCCATCCCCTCCCTGCAAGAAAATGCATCAAAGTCACTTGGTCAAGGCCCCCTCAGGGTTGGGTGAAGATGAACGTTGATTGATTCTCTAGGGGTAACCCGGGTCCGAGCGAGGGAGGAGGAGTTTTCCAGGATCACCAAGGCAACCTTATTTTCGCCTTTCACAGAAACTACGGCCATATTACAAACACTATTGCTGAGGCCCAAGCCATGCTAGATGGCATCACGATTTGTTCTAATCTGGGACTTTCCAATATAATTGTGGAATCTGACTCGATGACCATTGCTAATTCGTTTGAAAATCCTTTCTGCCACAACTCTTGGAACATCTGGTACAAGCTGGGGAAAATTCAACTATTTCGGCATTCCCTTGATCTTCAATTCAGCCACATTTACCAAGAAGGGAACTCAGTTGTGGATGCATTGGCCAGAATGGCTAGTGAAGGATGCACAAATAGGCTGTACGATTCGCGTGCCGTCCTTCCAAGACTGGTGCGTAGGTCCCTTCTCTTGGATAAAGCTGGTATATATGGGGAGTATTAGGATTATGTAGTTGGGGTACTTTCTGTTTTCTTCGTTTTTCCTTTCCTTGTCGGGAAGTTTTTGTGCAGATTGAGTTTATATGATAGGAGGGGTCCTCTCCTTTTTGTAAGGACCCTCCTGAATGGTTGTATACTTTCCTGTGAAATGAAATATTCGcgttgttaaataaataaataaataaataactaaatgcCTTAAGGAACACACATTCAAGGGCTCTTATTGTCACCCTCTTGGTAAATTTTCATTTGGGTATCAATAGATATATGAAATTAAAACTCAATTAGATGGTTCAATTCAACGACCCAAAGCTAGGCTAGTTACAAAGGATATCACTCAAGACTATAGGGTTGATCGTGAAAACACAATGGCCTAttttgccaaaaataaaaaacttatattTAAACAATATTGATTATCGTTACCTTCATTGCTAATATTTTAGGTGGATGTCAAGATTGGCTTCCTTTATGGTGATGTCCGTGAAGATGTTTATAAGAAACTGCCAATTGGTTTACTACATTAACCACACTAGGTCAATAAGCTTcactaagctttgataccatgacATGTGATGAATATGCATGTTGTGCACAACCGCTATACGTTAGGTGCAAAAGCATTTTTAGAACAAATTAAATATGTGAATAGAGAAATGAAAATTGAGCAATCATAGAGAAACATAAAGATTTTATATAGAAaaattctttcaaaaaaaaaatcacaacactAAGCGACAAGTGATCCACTATAAtatgaaaattacaagagatggatcaACTTATAGATTCGAAAGCCCAAGCTTTATTCTTTTGTAAAAACCCTAAAAATCGTATGGCCTCTCTCTACAGTACCCTAATTGTGTTTAGAAACTCTCTTATATACTTTTGTACAAGATTAATAAACAAAACCAGCAATTTCTAAAACTTACACGTTCTGTTCGATTAACCCACCTGACCTTTggtcgacccaaaacatcacaaaTACTTTCAGTCAGCATATATTGCCACTAAAATCATATTCATACAGACGAAAACGAGAAAAATATCTCTATCAAAGATTCAATACATCTAATCTTACCGTATACAATTTAGTGCCAGCCTAACCCTGCCATATTCATCACGTACAATAAGAAGCGCCACCCACAGGAGGTTTTCTCTTTTGAATCAGTTCCATCTTTAATACACAACACTAAGTGCTTGTTTGgtggatgcctaaaaatgagttccgATTCTAGTTAATTACAAGTAAATGGTTTACTCtatgtttggatgctgaaaaatcTCTGTTacaaatcatttacagctttaaGCTCCTCTTGATTTATAGGTAAAAGCTGCGATTTCATTTACAAGCTCCCCATCTATAAATGTACAAATTATCTCTCCATTTACAGGATTTTAATAATTTACAGGCCATTcaaacacagacaatcatttgcccataaatcatttacagcttgcAGCCAAAAAATGACCAGCTGTAAATAATTTACAACTTAAAACCCTAAGCGGGCATCAAAACCTAGGCCAAGATCCAAAGTACAGGCCACCGTGAAGGTGTGAACCTGACATGAATTACTACTGGTGTGCCAGCCCATCCCATTGCCACTGCTAGTAGAGACACTAGCTCCAGTAAGCCATTAGGAGAGAGGGATTATCACAATTCCGATCTAAATCAAAACAAACTGATTCTCACTCTACCAGTTGATCTCCACCACAGGTCTGCCTTGGTCGTGATAACCATATGTGTGCAGGCCACATGTAAGGTGAAAGATTAGGGCCAAACACCAAACTTCACTGATTTAGCCCTTTTTAAGTTTTCTGTGGATTTCATTTGCCTGTACCATGGGCCATTGCTCAGCCAAGGAACCCATGAAGATTTAGGAAGCTAGGTCTTGCATGCTCACATCAAGGAAGCCATGTCCACATTCTCACATCTACACCTAACataggattttccctattttaatttctttctacATATTGTCACAACACACAACTCAACCATGTGCCCAACTTCGGTTCACACAGTTTGTACGCTGACAATCACTGCAGACATATCTTCCACCATTGAAAGAAAGACGGCGTCCAGGAATCCAACATTATTTTCAGAATGGAAATTTGGAAACCCCATTCCTGAAATGAGTGTTGGGATTCCCGCCCATCCATCATCTTTGGACCCTGGGAGATTGATGTGCACACAATCTTCCCCCCCATATATGAAATGTAGCAGATGCCAATATACAAATAGCACATCTTCTGGCCTAGGGCTACACACTAGGTAGAAATGGATGGATCAACCATGCTAGAACTTCCTAGGGTGATTTTGATTGAGTGGAGGCAAGGTTGTTGACGAGGGCTAACGCATTGCTAGTCAGCTGGGCCATCTTCACTATCTGGCCCCTCACAATGTTCTTAACCTTTCCGTTCATCGCATCGCCATCGAATCCGTCCATGCACGTATCCTCGTCCGTCAGTGCGGCGCTCACCCACGTTTGTATGTTGCTCATTTGAAAatcgaagtggggcccactaaggtggtcCATCTCCTCCAGTGATTGCCTAAGCTCGTCTATGGAGTCTCCCATGTTCTCTATGCAGTCCCTCATGGCGCCCACCTCTCCAGGCCTTAAACCGTGCCTGGCCGATAGTTTTGACATCATGGCCGAGGTTGACTGGGCCCCAGTTAGGGTCACGGACAAAGCTGTGTGGGCCAATTGCTTGGGGCTCGTTTGGATGTCGGTGGCGTAGGCGGAGAGCGAGTTGTAGCACACACGTGGGTATGTGGTAGCGACACACGAAGTTCGGATGAATTGAGTGTTTGTGTTGGTGTGGTGAAGGGCTCTTGCTGCTGAGCACGTCTTCGTGAGGGAGGTGAGGTGTAGGAGAGTGAGAAGAGCTACTATAgcgaaggaagaagaaagaatatTACTAAAACAAGCTTCCATCTCTTTCATACACACAACCAAACGATTACTATAGCTGAAAAGAGGGGAAGGAAAGAGGCCTTTGGAAGGGTTTATAAGAGTTTTTGGTTGATGACTGGAGGGAGAGGGTGTTGCCCCTTTTATAGCTAAAAGATCTGGTTCGGTAATttgaaatagtgggccccactttccatCGTAATTGTAAGTTTGAGCAATTGGAGGTGTCGGCACAAGGTTGGTTTTGTCCTTAATTAACTCATTGTAGCTTTGGAGGATTATTTCTCTGACCCAACTGTGAAAAGGACCAGTGCATCTGCATGGTCTGATAGTATATATGGACGGTtcactttgtggaccccacctactgaAGGCAGTAGAAAAATTGCTTTATGGTAAAGGATTGTGATTTTGTCACGAATTCGGATCCACTGCTTGCTCCAGAAAACTCTTGCTTATTAGCACAATGATGATGCGGACATGCAGTAAAATATACTCTTCTGTTTGTTGTAAGCAGGGATCCAGGATCATTTGTCACGTACCTGTAGTCCACACCCACATGATTTGGGCAGTTTTTTTTTGCTGCACCTACACTCCTCGGGGAGAATATTAGGGGGCACATGCTTTTTCAACCGGTTCACACACATCCGATCCTAGATGCAACCGAATGGAAAGCAAAGTCACAGAAAGATTCAACTTACTGGTGCAACTGTAGTGTAGGTTGAGGGCTAGTACATGGCAATCATGTGACGATGGTTAAACTGACTAGGATCTCGGTGACAACATTGCAATAGTTTCATGTAATTAGAGTAATTGCTCTTTTACAAAAGAGATAAAAATAATTGTCGTAAAAAGGTATGtcttataaatttttatttttattattttttttaaatgattgttttttgttttttagcttgttagtacacccccactGCCAGTGGACACTTTagtattagccacccccactagggatctataccaagacctcattgttgaaacaaggtatctttcactcaatctaccacttgagttatggatcaagGCATGTCCTATAATATGATAAGATGGCATGGTATGCTGATTGGAAGGACAGTTGTATGTATGGTGCTAGGATGTTCTGAATGAGCACTTGAACCATCTCCAAAACCACATATTTTGAAGAAATTAAGCCATGCTTACCCAAATCTTAGATTCAACCATCTATGAtctggagtggattaggtgaagCCTGGCCTCACCCAACCCGATGCAGCCTTGACCATGGAGCCCACCTaaatgtgtgtgttgtatatgTATGTAATCCATCCAATTTACTCGCTTATTtttgggcatgggccaaaaaataaagcagatacaaaCATAGGTTGacgacaccacaagaaataatggtgattgaccattaaaaacttctcatggctaccaaagttttggatcaatttttttttaacccTTCCTTCAAGTCAGTtggacctcatcaacaggttagatggcaaatgttgggcattataatgggccttatgaagtttttaatggtgggcattcaatcaccactgtttccaatggtgtggtactttttttataaaaaaaacaccCTATTAACCCGAGCACTCAGGCCAATATCAGGTGCTCGAACCAATgatctcatgttgaaactcttgtaagtctaccactaagccacaTGATAAAGGGTAAACATCTATTCAATGTAAAATTGTAAAATAATCTTAGTGTTTAAATAGAGAATTTTTGGTTAATTGTCTCCACAACACAGGTTTTGTCATTTTCGTCCTTCACACTTACTCTaatatgaaatttttaaaaaaggcgGAAAATCAGTTTAAGATATTAAACACTAACATATCTATTCTCTGTTTTATTCCCCCTACTTTACTCAATGCATGGCCCATCTCCCTATCCTATACACGGCCTAGAGAATCCATCCATGCCCACAGAGGCCCACCTCTCAGCAGAAGTTACCAGGCATCTGATAAGAAAGGTACTGTTTACATGTGGCACCACAGCTGACACTGTATACCATGTGAcaatgggaagtggattggctggtgaccccTGTACCAGCCAGGTAGCTGGTAGAACAGCTCCGTGGGCTCCGGGCTCCAACACGATGtgtgtgctttatccacacctaCCATCCATTTTacgggctcattttagggcatgagcctcaAGATTCCGGATCATCTGCTTGCCACAAGCCAAAAAACCCTGCTTGTTGCAATTTAATTGAATTacatgatgtggaccaatcacgGTGCAGGGAAATAAGATTTTTTAGCAAGCATAGAACGTAGATTCAagctgaaaatgaagaagatctaaagcTTAATCGGACTacataggaaacattggggattcgacacctacggttgaaaatttccCGGGCCCTcaagagttttggatcgagcctgatatttgtgttttcccttcatctagggttACGCGACTTTATCAataggtttggatggcaaataaatattgcggtgggctctcaagaagttttcaagggtaggagtttaatccccactgtttcctgtggtgtggtacgcTCGAGCTTTGAATCCGCTTCGTTTTCgtgctcatgtcttaaaatgagctgaaaaaatggatggtccgcatagataaaacacatacatcatggtggggccacagatctTTTCTACCAGCCACCTGGTGCCAGAGTCACGAGCCGATTCGCAGCCGTGTCATATCAGCCCACCGCCAAATATCCATCCGTAACTAATCACATGTGAACAGTGAACTCGTATCAGCGTCCTGTCACGTTCAAATGGTGACTTCGAATGGCTCAATCTACTGTAACTTCACATGAGACCTCAGTACCAAGTAGGACCCATTCTCACCATCCAACGGTGAACAAACGCTGATAAAGTGCAACCACATTGAAATCCACCTGCGGGGGCCCCTTTAAAAAACAtggataaaatttatttataaaaaagaaaaatttttaaaaaaacagcTTTACGGTTGCTACAGTGGAACGTGGGAGTGGGGCGTGATGAATTGATGGTTCTTGTCTTGTTATGGAGGGGTGGGCCATGTGCTCCATTGCATTCAGCTAACTGTCCCTTTTAGGGGTACCCATCATCGGCTGGCTGCACATGATATATGTACGCATGAAACTCCCTTATAATATCTAGCTACTTGGTGAATTATAGTGTCCTCGACCATAGGCATACTCGGGTTCTGAGTTCTGACAAATGGGCCTACTGATctttaatccagaccgttggcctATTGCATTATTCTGATCGGTCTTCAAAATTTAACAGCAAtggtgtactgacatgggtgtgtactaacaagctaacccaaaaaataaataaataaataaattaacagtAATGGCCGTTCAACTAAAAATGTCCCAGGCAGTAGCGGCTGAGATCTCACAATCTAATCAGTTTTTAGTATGTGGTCCCTTGCAGGATGCAATAAACTATGGTCCGATAATGGAACCATCGGTCCCCACCCATCAGAACTGCAAACGACAGTATATTGTTCAAGGCCTTAGGTCGATAGGATCGTATGATTTCTCCAACTTGGAAGAATACCGACACATACGATCAGTCGTTGAGGCTGCACAAAATATCCGACAGGATCTGCAAATTGCAAGGTGGGAATACCTAAATCTTTTACCTAGGATACATGAGAAGATAACAGATTATTctagggttttcagtttgtacaagtgggccgcacgatttagtgatccaaaccgttgatataatGGCTTTCCAGCGATCCGGGCTGTGACTAGACCCGGTTCGAGTGTGACATCATGAAGGAATGAAAGTtgaaaattaagaagaaaaaatagTCGACTGTTGAGCTGGATAGTTGGACCCGCTCACCGGAATGGTCTAAGCAATCTCTTTCCCGAAACGGGCTTAGTCACTCTGATTTTGGGGGAGGCTTGATCCAACCGTCCAGTTCCTTCCACGTTTTAAAATAACAATCGATTTGCTTAACATGAGAGTAGAAGGAACTCAATTAcattaaatgaaatgaaaataaaaattcataaatatATTCTCTCAGGATCTTATGTTTGTGGCGAGATTCTAAATCTAAATCCTTCTTAAGTCAATGACTTTAGCATAGGCAAAAAGAATTACactattgaaaaagaaaaagaaagaaatggcaTTCATACAATCTAGGCTAGCACTTAGTATGGATAAAGAAAATTATTAAACTACACTTAATTTAGATTGATTTGGTGTATCAGCATAGATAAACAAAATCATGCTACTCCTTTGGTAAAGCCAATCTAGAAGGGTTCACGTCCT
Coding sequences within:
- the LOC131233512 gene encoding 21 kDa protein-like codes for the protein MKEMEACFSNILSSSFAIVALLTLLHLTSLTKTCSAARALHHTNTNTQFIRTSCVATTYPRVCYNSLSAYATDIQTSPKQLAHTALSVTLTGAQSTSAMMSKLSARHGLRPGEVGAMRDCIENMGDSIDELRQSLEEMDHLSGPHFDFQMSNIQTWVSAALTDEDTCMDGFDGDAMNGKVKNIVRGQIVKMAQLTSNALALVNNLASTQSKSP